The genomic window GGGCAACAAGGTCATCGTCTCGGCGGGCGACAAAGTCCAAGTCTTCACCGACTCCGACGGCGACGATAAAGCGGACAGCCAAGAGGTGTTGTTTACAGGAATTTCTGGTTCACAACACGACCATGGGATCCACGCCTTCACCTTCGGACCCGACGGCAAACTGTACTTTAACTTTGGTAACAACGGCCGACAGATCAAAGACAAGAACGGCCAGCCGATCATCGACATGAACGGCAACGAAGTCAAAGCCAGCCGCCAACCCTATCAGGAAGGCATGGTGTTCCGCTGCAATCTGGACGGCAGCGAATTCGAAACGCTGGGCTGGAACTTCCGCAACAACTGGATGGTGACCGTCGACTCTTACGGATCGATCTGGCAATCGGACAATGACGACGATGGCAACAAGGGCGTGCGGATCAACTATGTCATGGAATTCGGCAATTACGGCTACAAAGACGAACGCACCGGGGCCGGCTGGAGAACCGCGCGGACCGGGATGAGTAAAAACGTACCGGAACAACACTGGCACCTGAACGACCCCGGAGTCATCCCCAACCTGCTGCAAACCGGAGCCGGTTCACCGACCGGAATCACGGTCTACGAAGGTGACCTGCTGCCGATGTTCCGTGGCCACCTGCTGCACACCGATGCCGGCCCCAACGTCTGCCGCGCCTACATCCTGAGCGACGACGGAGCCGGCTACAGCGCGAAAATCCGTGACATCTTGACCGGCACGCAAGACAAATGGTTTCGGCCCTCCGATGTCAAAATCGCTCCCGACGGATCGCTGATCATCGCCGACTGGTACGATCCCGGCGTCGGCGGCCACGGCATGGGTGACCTGGAACGCGGACGCCTGTTTCGGATCATGCCCTACGATACCGATGGCAGCTACCAGGTTCCCAACTTCGATTTTGACTCCATCGCCGGAGCCATCGAGGCGCTAAAGAACCCCAATTACGCCGTCCGTTACCTGGCCTGGCAAGCACTGCACCAACGCGGCGCGGAAGCCGCCACGGCTCTGGAGAAAATGGCGCAATCCGACAATCCGATTTATCGAGCTCGCGCGTTGTGGTTGCTGGGCAAGATCGAAGGCCGTGGAGCGAAAACGGTCCAACAAGCGATCGCCGATAAAGATCCGAACATCCGCATCGTCGGCGTTCGTCTGGCTCGCCAATTGAAATTGGACATCCAACAATACGTGACGCCGCTGGTGCGGGATCCATCTGCTCAGGTCCGCCGTGAACTGGCCGTGGCTCTGCGTCACAACGATTCGCCGCAGATGCCTGAATTGTGGGCCACCCTGGCACAGCAACACACCGGCAAAGATCGTTGGTATTTAGAAGCCTTGGGACTGGCCGCGGACGGTCGCGAGGACGCTTGTTTTGAAGCTTGGCTGAAGCAGACGGGCAGCCAATGGAACACCCCCGGCGGACGCGACATCGTCTGGCGGAGCCGCTCCGATGCCGCCCTGCCATTGCTCGTGAAAATGCTCCAAGCCCCGACGATCAGCGAAGCCGAACAAGACCGCTACATGCGAGCCTTCGACTTCCACGAGGGCGACGCCAAAGAAGCCGCATTAAAAAGTCTGCTAGGGCTGTAACGCCCGCAGACCGACTGCACTCGCCGTAGCATGGGCCCCTGGCCCGTGCACCAACCGCCAACACACGGGCCGGGGGCCCATGCTACGATACGCACCAACCCTCTCACACGTTTATGAACAAGACACAAAAGACCCTCCGCCGGCTTGCCGTCCTGGCATGTCTGTCCCTTGTTGGCCCCCTCCAATCAACACGGGCCGACGAACCCGCCGCCCCCGCTTTCAGCGCCAAAGACAAGATGATTGTCGAAACGGTGCTGCGACTAAAGTCGTTTGATATTCAGTCCTCGGCGCCGGCCAAAGCTGCCATGCTGCGGTACCTGCGGGCACAGCCGGGCAGCGAACAGTACTTCGAGTTGATTCAGCGTTTTAAATTGACGGAGTTGAGCCCGGAACTGCTGACGCTGGCCATCGAAAACGCCGGAGAAACCAGCGGCGTCCGCGCGGCCGAAGTGTTGAAGAGCATCGGACAATTGCCCGCCCTGCAGGCTGTGCTGCGTGAAGAGTCGGCAGAGAAAGCCGTCGCGGCGGCGGAGTTGCTGGGCTACGTCGCCGGCGACCAAACGGTGGATATATTGCGGCCGGTGGTCGCCGACGCCGAGTTGCCGGCCGCGGTCCGCGCGGCAGCCGTATCCGCCTTGGGTCGTCGCACCGACGGGCAACACAGCTTGCTGAAACTGGCCGCTGAAGGCAAGCTGGCGGAAAGCTTGAGCTTTGCGGCCGCCAACGCGCTATTTGCTTCCAGCGAGGACGCTATCCGCAGCCAAGCGGCCAAGTATTTTGAATTGCCGGCCACCGCCGACAGCCAACCGCTGCCGCCCCTTGCGGAACTGGTCAAACGCCGCGGCGATGTTGAAGCCGGCGCCACCGTGTTTGCTAAAACGGGTACCTGCAGCAACTGCCACAAAGTCCGTGGCCAAGGGAAAGAGGTCGGCCCAGACCTGTCCGAAATTGGCAGCAAACTCTCTCGAGAAGCGATGTACGTATCGATTCTTGATCCCAGCGCCGCGGTCAGCCATAACTACGAGACCTATACGCTGCTGACCGTCGATGGCGACACAGTGACGGGCCTGCTGGTCAGCGAAACCGATCAAGCGGTGACTTTAAAAACGGCCGAAGGCATCAGCCGCACCGTCGACACCGACGATATTGAGATTCTGAAAAAGCAATCCCAGTCCTTGATGCCGCAGGACCTGCAACGCTTGCTGACCGTGCAGCAACTGGTGGATTTGGTCGAGTACACGATGACGCTGAAGAAATCGTAGTTTTGCTCCCGCCCCCAATGAGCTGGCCTCGATTGGAACGCAAGATTCTCCGGCTAGACAGCACTCTCAACCGCAGCGCGGTTCAACAACAGAGCCCAGGGTCGCGCAGCGCACCCTGGGATTCCTGTGGGCGTTAATTGTTGCGGGACCTTTGGCCTGAAGAGAGTCGTCCCACCGTCTGGCGACGGTAGCTACGGGCGATGCGATGACGGGGCCTACCGTCTGGCGACGGTAGCTACGGGTTTTGTGGTGATGGTGTCCAAAGTCTGGCGACTTCGGCTACGAAAAATTTTCCAGGATGGCCTCATCCTTGGCGATATCCAACGGTTGATAGGCGTTGTGCCGGATCAATTTGTAGGGCGAATTGCTGCGTGCATTGAAGCAGACGATGAAGGACCAACGGGGATCTTCGCTGGTGTTTTGATCCGAACGATGCAACACGTTGGCATGGAAGAACAACGCGTCACCGGGTTGCATTTCGGCGTATTCCAGGGGCATCCGTGTGAGAATCGCATTGACGCGTTCTTCATCGGCTCCGGTCTGACCGCCGACCTTGCCGTGATCAAGCCGCCCCAGGTGGTGCGATCCGGGAATGATTTGCAAACAGCCGTTGGCTTTGGTGGCACGATCGATGGCGATGTAGCAACTGATCATATCCGGCGCCAAGCAGCCGTAGTTGTACCAATAGCCGTAGTCCTGATGCCATTCCCAAGCCCCGCCGACGCGAGGTTCTTTGAGCATCAATTTGTGATGGTAGTGATAGACTTCTTCGCCCAGCAAAAACGCCGCGTTGCCGGCCACTCGTCGACAGCGTGCGATCGTGCTGAACAGGTCGTCGCTTAGGTCATCACGTACGGCCAGCACCGTGCGTCCGCCGTCCGCATCGGCCCGCGCCGTCGCCGCCCGCTCCATTTGCTGATCGCGACGCGCCACGTCGTTCAGCACGGCCGCTTCGTCCGCATCGAACAGCGATCGCACCAGCAGACAACCGGTTTGCTGGAACGTCTGACGATCCTGTTCGGTTGCAGTAAAAAAACGGTCGGACATAGCGAGCAACGCTCCGGTAGCGGCGGGGAAATCTCAACGACACAGGCCACGGTAAACGGCGTACCAAGCGAGGCTTATTGTGTCGCGGGCGGGGCCGGCAGAGCAAGTCCCCGCCGGCGTGCTTCGCTCGCCTTACGGGCCTTTGTGCGTCCTTACGTTTCGCTGGCCGGCTTCGAGTTCCTGTTGTCGCCGCTGCAGGTAGCGTCCCGAGATGTCACGGGCTTTGGCACGGTCGGCTTCGTCGTAGTCCCAGAACTCCTGCACGATGGCTTCGCATTTCGGATAGTGCGAACCGTCGTCGCCGACTCGCTTGCGGGTTTCGGCCAACCGCGTTTTCAGCTCCGCGACCAATTCTGCATGCGCGGGATCGTCATACAGGTTGATCGTCTCCTGCGGGTCGTTGACCAAATCGTACAGCTCCCAACCGGCCGGCGTCTGATATCCGCCGTCGTAGTTGCAGCCGTAATAATAGATCAATTTGTGCGTTTTGGTGCGGATTCCCAGATGCCCCGGATTGTCGTGGTGAATCATGTGCATCCAGTAGCGGTAGTAAGCTTCCTGCTTCCAGTCCTGCGGCTCCTGACCGGTTTCTAACAACGACTTGAAGGAACGTCCTTGCACCGATTCCGGAACCTTTGCCCCGGCGAACTCCAACATCGTGGGCGCGTAGTCGACGTTTTCGATGATCGTATCGAAACGTTGGCCGGCGGAGACCGTGGGTGGAAAGCGAACCAAGAACGGCATTCGCTGGGATTCTTCAAACATCCAGCGTTTGTCTTGGTAGTCGTGTTCGCCGAGCATAAAGCCCTGATCGCCGGTGTAGATAATAACGGTGTTATCCAATTGGCCGCTGTCTTCCAGATGTTTGAATAGGCGGCCCAGGTTGTCATCAATGCCTTTGATGCAGCGAAGATACTTTTTCAAATATGCGTTGTATGCAAACCGCGTATTCTGTTCGACGCTGTAGTCGTCGGGATCAAAATTCGCGGGAAACTCGTTGGGATACAAACTGGGCAAATCGCCCAGGTACGAACGTCGTGGGTTGCGTGGACCAATTGACGTGCCAATATGTGGGATCAATTCGTCATTGGCACCGCGGGTGGCCAGCGATCCAAAGCGTGGGTCGCGATACCACAGCGTTTTGGGTTCGGGGATGTCGACGTCAGCCAGATAGGTTTCGTAGCGAGCGGCATTGTCGAAATAGTCGTGCGGGGCCTTGTAGTGATGCATCAAGAAAAACGGCTTGTCTTGGTCCCAACCATCTTTCAGCCAATCCAGCGTCAGGTCGGTGATCGCATCGGTGGAATGTTTACCTGGAAACTTGATCAAATTCTTGCCCCAGGGTTTGTCGCCACGGACCCGAAATTCCGGATCGTGATACTTGCCTTGGCCGGGCAGCACGCAGTAATGATCAAAATCGGCCGGTTCGTCTTTCAGGTGCCACTTGCCGATCATCGCCGTCTGGTACCCGGCGCGTCGCATTTCAATCGCCAACATTTGTTTGCCAGGCGGCACGCGGCCACTCAAGTCAAAGGCTCCGTTGACGTGGTTGTATTGGCCGGTCAGAACGCAAGCTCGCGAGGGCGAACAGATCGAATTCGTACAAAACGCGTTTTCGAACATTGCGCCTTCGCTGGCCAGTCGATCGATGTTGGGCGTCGGGGCCACCGCTGCCAGCCGTCCCCCATAAGCCGAAATCGCATGGGCCGCGTGGTCATCGGACATGATGTAAAGAATGTTGGGTTGGCGGCCCTCTGGGGATGCGGCCTGGGCGGTCGCGACTGCGCAGATCAGTACCGTGACCAGCAGTCCCAAGATCGCGGTTTTTCTGGAGCTCCACGCTCGGGCGAGCGTAGCGACGGGGAGGCTTTGGTAGCCGAAGTCGCCAGACTTTGGACAACCGGACGAAACCTTCCAAACTCTGGCGAGTTCGGCTACTAAAGAAGCTATAAAAATTTTATTGATCACGGGTCTTTCTTGGCAGAAGAGTTTGAAGAGACGGGCTACTATTGTTCCAAGGGATACCTCCTAGAATAACCAAATGTTCGAACTTCGTTGCACCGTCCGAAAATGCCAAAACCTGCTCCGTCGCGATGACAGCGGCCTGGCCTGCGATGCCGGCCATCATTTCGACCGTGCCAAAGAGGGTTACTGGAACCTGCTGCAGCCTCAAGATCGTCGCAGCAAAACGCCCGGCGACGCCGATGCAGCGGTCCTGGCACGCCATCGCTGGCTGCAAAGAGGCCATGCGGC from Roseimaritima ulvae includes these protein-coding regions:
- a CDS encoding PVC-type heme-binding CxxCH protein yields the protein MVDEDTAGHAVDIDVELGDAKQLFLVATDGGNGYSYDWADWAEPRLTGPAGEKKLTDLKWKSASSQWGQVRVNKNAGGGPLRIDGKAVEYGIGTHANSVIVFDIPAGYTHFKARGGIDNGGSDQAGEATIKFLVYDQQPPADSSGGSREASAALDGLEVGEGLAASLFAAEPQLLSPSNIDIDHRGRVWVCEIVNYRRHNGRRPEGDRILILEDTDGDGAVDSEKVFYQGRDIDSPHGVCVLGNKVIVSAGDKVQVFTDSDGDDKADSQEVLFTGISGSQHDHGIHAFTFGPDGKLYFNFGNNGRQIKDKNGQPIIDMNGNEVKASRQPYQEGMVFRCNLDGSEFETLGWNFRNNWMVTVDSYGSIWQSDNDDDGNKGVRINYVMEFGNYGYKDERTGAGWRTARTGMSKNVPEQHWHLNDPGVIPNLLQTGAGSPTGITVYEGDLLPMFRGHLLHTDAGPNVCRAYILSDDGAGYSAKIRDILTGTQDKWFRPSDVKIAPDGSLIIADWYDPGVGGHGMGDLERGRLFRIMPYDTDGSYQVPNFDFDSIAGAIEALKNPNYAVRYLAWQALHQRGAEAATALEKMAQSDNPIYRARALWLLGKIEGRGAKTVQQAIADKDPNIRIVGVRLARQLKLDIQQYVTPLVRDPSAQVRRELAVALRHNDSPQMPELWATLAQQHTGKDRWYLEALGLAADGREDACFEAWLKQTGSQWNTPGGRDIVWRSRSDAALPLLVKMLQAPTISEAEQDRYMRAFDFHEGDAKEAALKSLLGL
- a CDS encoding c-type cytochrome codes for the protein MNKTQKTLRRLAVLACLSLVGPLQSTRADEPAAPAFSAKDKMIVETVLRLKSFDIQSSAPAKAAMLRYLRAQPGSEQYFELIQRFKLTELSPELLTLAIENAGETSGVRAAEVLKSIGQLPALQAVLREESAEKAVAAAELLGYVAGDQTVDILRPVVADAELPAAVRAAAVSALGRRTDGQHSLLKLAAEGKLAESLSFAAANALFASSEDAIRSQAAKYFELPATADSQPLPPLAELVKRRGDVEAGATVFAKTGTCSNCHKVRGQGKEVGPDLSEIGSKLSREAMYVSILDPSAAVSHNYETYTLLTVDGDTVTGLLVSETDQAVTLKTAEGISRTVDTDDIEILKKQSQSLMPQDLQRLLTVQQLVDLVEYTMTLKKS
- a CDS encoding phytanoyl-CoA dioxygenase family protein; the protein is MSDRFFTATEQDRQTFQQTGCLLVRSLFDADEAAVLNDVARRDQQMERAATARADADGGRTVLAVRDDLSDDLFSTIARCRRVAGNAAFLLGEEVYHYHHKLMLKEPRVGGAWEWHQDYGYWYNYGCLAPDMISCYIAIDRATKANGCLQIIPGSHHLGRLDHGKVGGQTGADEERVNAILTRMPLEYAEMQPGDALFFHANVLHRSDQNTSEDPRWSFIVCFNARSNSPYKLIRHNAYQPLDIAKDEAILENFS
- a CDS encoding sulfatase family protein — translated: MICAVATAQAASPEGRQPNILYIMSDDHAAHAISAYGGRLAAVAPTPNIDRLASEGAMFENAFCTNSICSPSRACVLTGQYNHVNGAFDLSGRVPPGKQMLAIEMRRAGYQTAMIGKWHLKDEPADFDHYCVLPGQGKYHDPEFRVRGDKPWGKNLIKFPGKHSTDAITDLTLDWLKDGWDQDKPFFLMHHYKAPHDYFDNAARYETYLADVDIPEPKTLWYRDPRFGSLATRGANDELIPHIGTSIGPRNPRRSYLGDLPSLYPNEFPANFDPDDYSVEQNTRFAYNAYLKKYLRCIKGIDDNLGRLFKHLEDSGQLDNTVIIYTGDQGFMLGEHDYQDKRWMFEESQRMPFLVRFPPTVSAGQRFDTIIENVDYAPTMLEFAGAKVPESVQGRSFKSLLETGQEPQDWKQEAYYRYWMHMIHHDNPGHLGIRTKTHKLIYYYGCNYDGGYQTPAGWELYDLVNDPQETINLYDDPAHAELVAELKTRLAETRKRVGDDGSHYPKCEAIVQEFWDYDEADRAKARDISGRYLQRRQQELEAGQRNVRTHKGP